CACCGGCCATAGCGGGCAGGTGTAGGACGGCCCGAGGTACTTGCCGAAGACCGGCGCCTTGCGCTGATCGGTGACCCAGTCCGCGTCGGCGTCCACCACTCCGTCGTCGGTGGAGTCGCGGCAACCGATGGCCGGGAAGGCGTAGACCATCGGGTCGTAGCTGCCGTCCTCGTTGCGGCCGTTCAGCAGGTCGGCGGCGGCCAGTAAGCCGCGTCCGTCCCCGGCGTCGGCCGACTTCACCAGAAGAGCGATGGACGGCCAGGCCTCGGCTCCGCCGTAGAGCATCGCGGCCACCCCGGTCACCGCAAGGCTCTGGGTGAGCATCCGGTCGCCGGCCTTGACCGGGGAGGAGTCCAGCCGATCCCACAACCTGGTGATCGCTGACTTCACGGCTGCCTCGCTTCCGCCCAGCGGGCAGGACCGGGCCGCACACCAGGTGGCGTAGTGCGTCAGAGCCAGGTCGAAGCCCTCGGCCTGCGGGATCGACTCGTCGTCGGTGATGTTCACCGCGGCGTCCAGGACCAGCCGTCCGGTGTTCTCGGGGAACAGTTCGGCGTAGTAGGCGCCGATCTGGGTGCCGTAGGAGTAGCCGACGAAGTTCAACTTCGGCTGGCCGAGCAGCCGTCGCAGCAGGTCGAGGTCACGGACCGTGTCGACGGTGCCGATGTGGGCCAGCAGATCGCCGTTGCGCTGCCAACAGCCCTTGTTGAAGGCCTCCACTCCGGCCAACAGCGCAGCCCGCTCGGACGGATCGTCCGGGCTCTGGTCGAGCTGGATGAACGTGTCGGTGTCGGCATCGCTGAGGCAGCGGACCGGAGTGGACGACCCCGTCCCGCGCGGGTCCCAGCCGATGATGTCGTAGCCCTCCAGCCCCTTGCTGGCGAAGCTGGTGACCAGCTCGGTGCCGGACGCCCCCGGTCCGCCGGGGTTGATGAACAAGGTGCCGAGCTTCGGAGTCGCCGTGGCCGGCTTGCGACGCAGCGCCAAGGTGACCGCGGCCCGGCTCGGGTCGGCATAGTCCAGCGGCGCCCGGACGCTGGCGCACTGGGTGCCTTGTTCGCAGTCGGTCCAGGACAGCCGCTGGCTCAG
The nucleotide sequence above comes from Propionicimonas paludicola. Encoded proteins:
- a CDS encoding alpha/beta hydrolase, with protein sequence MRGKRILGLLAAASLLVSGCTAAQVGPSPSSPPSDPTPSSASPSPTSTTVGDLVLATRPSPMVDRLTLPPVHPTVAGVAASLGPDLDGYLSQRLSWTDCEQGTQCASVRAPLDYADPSRAAVTLALRRKPATATPKLGTLFINPGGPGASGTELVTSFASKGLEGYDIIGWDPRGTGSSTPVRCLSDADTDTFIQLDQSPDDPSERAALLAGVEAFNKGCWQRNGDLLAHIGTVDTVRDLDLLRRLLGQPKLNFVGYSYGTQIGAYYAELFPENTGRLVLDAAVNITDDESIPQAEGFDLALTHYATWCAARSCPLGGSEAAVKSAITRLWDRLDSSPVKAGDRMLTQSLAVTGVAAMLYGGAEAWPSIALLVKSADAGDGRGLLAAADLLNGRNEDGSYDPMVYAFPAIGCRDSTDDGVVDADADWVTDQRKAPVFGKYLGPSYTCPLWPVRADVQLHPTGAGAAPLLVIGALGDNATPYRYAEWMAKQLKSATLITYTGEGHGTFGGKSTCVDQAVIAYLTRGVVPAAGLRCS